A genomic window from Prochlorococcus sp. RS04 includes:
- a CDS encoding glutamate-5-semialdehyde dehydrogenase, with translation MANIFEVPQPGNDLLEKAEKVRLASIKISQTENKNRIKALNFMADYLEKNSKEILEANNEDYLNAEKKGISGALLSRLKLSKSKLNSGIEGVRKVGDLADPVNQVQIKRELANGLILERKTVPIGVLGVIFESRPDAVMQISSLAIRSGNGVMLKGGSEANLTNTSIVKALQEGLNESGLDKNAICLLTSRKDSMAMLNLEKYINLIIPRGSNELVKFIQENTKIPVLGHADGICHLFIDIEANIEMALSVALDSKIQYPAACNAIETLLVHKDIAPAFLEKAIPLFNSNDVKLIGDKRSVELGLKYEASLEDWGTEYLDLILSIKIVDDLEEAITHIQKYSSKHTDGIITENPNTANKFMNVIDSAGVFHNCSTRFADGFRYGFGAEVGISTQTLPPRGPVGLEGLVTYKYFLKGDGNIVDDFSSGKAIYTHKDL, from the coding sequence ATGGCTAATATCTTTGAAGTTCCCCAACCAGGTAATGATCTTTTAGAAAAAGCTGAGAAAGTTCGTTTGGCATCAATAAAAATAAGTCAGACTGAAAATAAAAATCGAATTAAAGCCTTAAATTTTATGGCTGATTATCTAGAAAAAAATTCTAAAGAAATATTAGAAGCTAATAATGAGGATTATTTAAATGCAGAAAAAAAGGGTATTTCTGGGGCTTTACTTTCTAGATTAAAGTTATCAAAATCAAAACTAAATTCAGGAATTGAAGGGGTAAGAAAAGTTGGCGATTTGGCTGATCCTGTTAATCAAGTTCAAATAAAAAGAGAGCTTGCAAACGGATTGATCTTAGAAAGAAAAACTGTGCCAATTGGAGTCTTAGGAGTTATTTTTGAATCAAGGCCAGATGCAGTAATGCAGATTAGTTCTTTAGCAATAAGATCGGGAAATGGAGTAATGTTAAAGGGAGGTAGTGAAGCCAATTTAACAAATACTTCAATAGTGAAAGCATTACAAGAAGGTTTGAATGAATCAGGTCTTGATAAAAATGCAATATGTTTACTAACAAGCAGAAAAGATAGCATGGCGATGTTAAATCTTGAGAAATATATTAATTTAATAATTCCAAGAGGAAGTAATGAATTAGTTAAATTTATTCAGGAGAATACGAAAATCCCTGTGCTAGGACATGCTGATGGAATTTGTCACTTGTTCATAGATATTGAGGCAAACATAGAGATGGCTTTATCAGTTGCTTTGGACAGCAAAATACAATATCCGGCAGCATGTAATGCTATCGAAACTTTATTAGTCCATAAAGATATCGCCCCAGCTTTTTTAGAAAAGGCCATCCCACTTTTTAATTCTAATGATGTTAAATTAATCGGAGATAAGAGATCAGTTGAATTAGGGTTAAAGTATGAGGCTAGCCTAGAAGATTGGGGAACTGAATATTTGGATTTAATTCTATCGATTAAAATTGTTGATGATCTTGAGGAGGCAATCACACATATTCAAAAATATAGTTCAAAACATACAGATGGAATAATTACTGAAAATCCAAATACTGCCAATAAATTTATGAATGTAATTGATAGTGCAGGTGTTTTTCATAATTGCTCTACTAGGTTCGCAGATGGGTTTAGATATGGATTTGGCGCTGAAGTTGGTATATCTACTCAAACTCTTCCACCAAGGGGACCTGTAGGTCTAGAAGGTTTGGTAACTTATAAATATTTCCTAAAAGGTGATGGGAATATAGTTGATGATTTTTCATCAGGAAAGGCTATCTACACACATAAAGATCTTTAA
- the thrB gene encoding homoserine kinase produces MSIPEVGKKIRVTVPSTTANLGPGFDCLGAALDLYNEFIFTRIEGGGDRFDLIMESTDGNHLRGGPENLVFRAAQKVWECANMDPFALEARVKLAVPPARGLGSSATAIVAGLIGANAIMNSPLPKEKLLELAIDIEGHPDNVVPSLLGGLCLTARSSSQRWRIIRCDWHDSIKAVVAIPAIRLSTSEARKVMPKNVPISDAVTNMGALTLLLNGLKAGNAELIKEGMFDKLHEPYRWKLIKGGLEVKDAALNAGALGCAISGAGPSILALCKKENGKNVSQAMVKAWEKSGVASRAPFLNVQTKGSQFSTISGK; encoded by the coding sequence ATGTCTATTCCTGAAGTAGGAAAAAAAATAAGAGTAACAGTGCCTTCCACAACTGCTAATTTAGGTCCTGGATTTGATTGTCTTGGAGCAGCATTAGATTTATATAATGAGTTTATTTTTACAAGAATCGAAGGTGGTGGAGATAGATTTGATTTAATAATGGAAAGTACAGATGGTAATCATTTAAGAGGAGGACCTGAAAACTTAGTTTTTAGAGCAGCTCAGAAAGTATGGGAGTGCGCAAATATGGATCCATTTGCACTTGAAGCAAGAGTTAAGTTAGCAGTGCCGCCTGCACGCGGGCTTGGAAGTAGTGCTACAGCAATAGTTGCTGGATTAATCGGAGCAAATGCAATAATGAACTCTCCATTGCCCAAAGAAAAACTCCTTGAACTTGCCATTGACATAGAAGGTCATCCTGATAATGTAGTTCCCTCTCTTCTGGGTGGACTTTGCTTGACAGCCAGGTCTTCTTCTCAAAGATGGAGAATCATTAGATGTGATTGGCACGATTCAATTAAAGCTGTTGTAGCAATACCTGCAATTCGTCTAAGCACAAGTGAAGCAAGAAAGGTAATGCCCAAAAATGTACCCATATCTGATGCAGTTACAAATATGGGGGCACTTACTTTGTTACTAAACGGCTTAAAAGCAGGTAATGCGGAACTTATAAAAGAGGGAATGTTTGATAAGTTACATGAACCCTACAGATGGAAACTTATTAAGGGTGGATTAGAAGTTAAAGATGCCGCACTAAATGCAGGCGCTCTAGGATGTGCAATTAGTGGGGCTGGGCCAAGTATCTTAGCTTTGTGCAAAAAAGAAAATGGTAAAAACGTCAGTCAAGCTATGGTAAAAGCATGGGAGAAGTCAGGTGTAGCTAGCAGAGCACCATTCTTAAACGTTCAAACAAAGGGCAGCCAATTTAGCACTATCTCTGGTAAGTAG
- a CDS encoding glucokinase, producing MNFLACDLGGTKVLLGIFERVINDDSPKLLFKKKYISSDWDSFELILEDFLKNECKNITHPSSACFAVAGPLYNNNAKIMNLSWNISGNKLKNKFKFEQCELINDFGVQIYGIPFLKKNQYSTIQNGSQSEGTNNDLHAIVGAGTGLGIARGLISGKKVKVLASEGGHVEYSPKSELEWNLKTWLKNSLNIERISCERIVSGTGLSRIAEWRLSKSDAKNHPLQKFLREIKISDSLRKELPEKICNLSKEGDQLMIEVERIWLGAYASLLGDIALQELCFGGLWISGGTAPKHFKNFKSDLFMKHFFDKGRLKDILRTIPLKVILDEEFGLFSAACRAKMLLNTN from the coding sequence ATGAATTTTCTCGCTTGTGATTTAGGAGGTACAAAGGTTCTATTAGGAATATTCGAAAGAGTAATAAATGATGATTCACCTAAATTGTTATTCAAGAAGAAATATATATCTTCTGATTGGGATTCTTTTGAACTAATCCTAGAAGATTTTCTCAAAAATGAATGCAAAAATATTACTCATCCTTCTTCTGCATGTTTCGCTGTAGCTGGTCCTTTATATAACAACAACGCAAAAATCATGAATTTGTCATGGAATATTTCAGGAAATAAATTAAAAAATAAATTTAAATTTGAACAATGCGAGCTAATAAATGATTTTGGAGTACAAATTTATGGAATTCCTTTCTTAAAAAAAAATCAATATTCAACTATCCAGAATGGATCACAATCTGAAGGTACTAACAATGACTTGCATGCCATTGTTGGAGCCGGGACTGGCTTAGGGATTGCAAGAGGTCTAATATCAGGAAAAAAAGTAAAAGTTTTAGCCAGCGAAGGGGGACACGTTGAATACTCTCCAAAGTCAGAATTAGAGTGGAACTTAAAGACTTGGCTCAAAAATTCTTTAAATATTGAGAGGATATCTTGTGAAAGGATTGTTAGCGGCACAGGTTTATCAAGAATTGCTGAATGGAGACTAAGCAAATCTGATGCCAAAAACCATCCTCTACAAAAATTTTTAAGAGAAATTAAAATTTCTGATAGTTTGAGAAAAGAGCTGCCCGAAAAAATTTGCAATCTCTCTAAAGAAGGAGATCAGCTAATGATTGAAGTTGAAAGGATTTGGTTAGGCGCTTATGCATCTTTATTGGGCGATATTGCTCTTCAAGAATTGTGTTTTGGAGGGTTATGGATTTCTGGAGGAACTGCACCAAAACATTTCAAAAACTTTAAATCAGATTTATTTATGAAACATTTTTTCGACAAGGGAAGATTAAAAGATATTCTTAGAACAATACCTCTGAAAGTAATTTTAGATGAAGAGTTTGGACTGTTTAGTGCAGCCTGCAGAGCAAAAATGCTTTTAAATACTAACTAA
- the thrS gene encoding threonine--tRNA ligase translates to MPIITLPDGSKKVFEKSVTILEIAQSIGAGLAKATIAGKVNDVLLDATIPINKDSKVIIITSKDKEGIEIIRHSFAHLIGHAVKQIYSDIKMAIGPVIEDGFYYDIFSEYRFTPDDLIKIENRINKLIKTNYDVEILQVSKEEAIKTFKERDETFKLRIIEEIPGEGLINLYKHEEYIDMCRGPHVPNTRHLRHFKLLKLSGSYWRGNSENESLQRIYGTAWAKEKELKDYLTRIEEAEKRDHRKLGKKHSLFHIQEESPGMIFWHPNGWTIYQVLEKYIREILKKNDYLEIKTPQAVDKSLWEKSGHWEKFRDDMFTTASENRTYAIKPMNCPCHIQVFNQGLKSYKDLPIRLAEFGSCHRNEPSGALHGLMRVRNFTQDDAHIFCTEEQIQEEVSTFIDLVFEVYKTFGFDEIIIKLSTRPEKRVGSEDIWDKSEEALTKALDNKNLKWELQPGEGAFYGPKIEFSLRDCLNRVWQCGTIQVDFSMPIRLDATYVDIDNEKRNPVMLHRAILGSFERFIGILIEQYEAKFPIWLAPYQIILLSITDRNIEKCLKFNELINNNGYRSKVDIRNEKIGYKIREATLDRVPLIAVIGDKEEEIDSVALRALNGKNLGIFNLPNLFKLMDELIEKKGRTE, encoded by the coding sequence CCAGAGTATAGGTGCTGGATTAGCTAAAGCAACAATTGCTGGAAAAGTAAATGATGTTCTTCTTGATGCAACAATTCCTATAAATAAAGATTCCAAAGTTATAATCATCACTTCAAAAGATAAAGAAGGTATTGAAATAATAAGACATTCTTTCGCTCATCTTATTGGTCATGCAGTAAAACAAATTTACTCTGATATTAAAATGGCGATTGGGCCTGTAATTGAAGATGGTTTTTATTACGATATTTTCTCTGAATACAGATTTACTCCTGATGATTTAATAAAAATCGAAAATAGAATTAATAAATTAATAAAAACAAACTATGACGTTGAAATTTTACAAGTTTCTAAAGAAGAGGCAATTAAAACTTTTAAAGAAAGAGATGAGACTTTTAAATTAAGAATAATTGAAGAAATTCCTGGAGAAGGTCTCATCAATTTATACAAGCACGAAGAATACATCGACATGTGTAGAGGGCCTCACGTGCCTAACACTAGACATTTGAGACACTTTAAATTACTTAAATTATCAGGTTCATATTGGAGAGGTAATAGTGAGAATGAATCATTACAGAGAATATATGGAACTGCATGGGCAAAAGAAAAAGAACTCAAAGATTATTTAACAAGAATTGAAGAAGCGGAAAAAAGAGATCATAGAAAACTTGGTAAAAAACATTCACTATTTCATATACAAGAAGAATCTCCAGGAATGATTTTTTGGCATCCAAACGGATGGACAATATACCAAGTACTGGAAAAGTACATAAGAGAAATACTCAAAAAAAATGATTATTTAGAAATCAAAACCCCACAAGCTGTTGATAAATCTCTTTGGGAAAAATCCGGTCATTGGGAGAAATTTAGAGACGATATGTTCACTACTGCATCAGAAAATCGAACATATGCGATTAAACCAATGAATTGTCCATGCCATATTCAAGTATTTAATCAAGGTTTGAAAAGTTATAAAGATTTACCAATTCGTCTTGCTGAATTTGGTTCTTGTCACAGAAACGAGCCCTCAGGCGCACTACATGGCTTAATGAGAGTAAGAAACTTTACTCAAGATGATGCACACATATTCTGCACAGAAGAGCAAATTCAAGAAGAGGTATCTACTTTTATAGATCTTGTTTTCGAAGTTTATAAAACTTTTGGTTTTGATGAAATCATTATAAAATTATCAACACGTCCTGAAAAAAGGGTAGGTAGCGAAGATATTTGGGACAAATCAGAAGAGGCTCTTACCAAAGCGCTCGATAATAAGAATCTAAAATGGGAACTACAACCTGGAGAAGGTGCTTTTTATGGTCCAAAAATAGAATTCTCGTTAAGAGATTGTCTTAATAGAGTTTGGCAATGCGGCACTATTCAGGTTGATTTCTCAATGCCTATTAGATTGGATGCAACTTATGTAGATATAGACAATGAAAAAAGAAATCCAGTTATGCTGCATAGAGCAATTTTAGGATCCTTTGAAAGATTTATAGGAATCTTAATTGAACAATATGAGGCAAAATTCCCAATTTGGCTTGCGCCTTATCAAATAATTTTATTAAGCATTACTGATAGAAATATTGAAAAATGTTTAAAGTTTAATGAATTAATAAATAATAATGGTTATCGATCAAAAGTTGATATTAGGAATGAAAAAATAGGATATAAAATACGAGAGGCAACTCTCGACAGAGTTCCTTTAATTGCAGTTATTGGTGATAAAGAGGAGGAAATTGATTCAGTCGCCTTAAGAGCTTTGAATGGAAAAAATTTAGGAATTTTCAATTTACCAAATCTTTTCAAATTAATGGATGAGTTAATAGAAAAAAAAGGGAGAACGGAATAA
- a CDS encoding NAD(P)H-quinone oxidoreductase subunit 4: MNLESFPWLSSIVLLPLIGALIMPFLSSKEGEDNSLPRNISLSFLFIDFLLIIGVLFQKFNTSDSSLQLVERASWLPAIGLEWSLGVDGLSAPLVALSGLITFLSAAASWKIKKKSNLYFALLLVQASAQALVFLSQDFLLFFLAWELELVPVYLLIAIWGGKKKLYAATKFILYTALASLLILISGLALALSGDTFTLNITDLTNKHVTGSLALLSYLGFLIGFGVKLPIFPLHTWLPDAHGEANAPVSMLLAGILLKMGGYALLRFNVQILPEVHLQIAPALIILGIINIIYGALNAFAQDNVKRRIACSSVSHMGFVLLGIGAVDALGISGAMLQMISHGLIAAAMFFVTGSFYERTNTLSIPNMGGLAKVLPITFAFFLASSLASLALPGMSGFISEITVFLGITSQEGFSSIFRSITILIAAIGLVLTPIYLLSMCRRVFFGPRIPALASVKEMNGRELTIGFSLLLPTLVIGFWPKIAINLYESSTNALSQQLTLAKLVGLIPTLVN; encoded by the coding sequence ATGAATTTAGAATCTTTTCCTTGGCTATCATCTATTGTTTTACTGCCTTTAATTGGTGCATTAATAATGCCTTTCTTGAGTTCAAAAGAAGGAGAAGATAATTCGCTACCCAGAAATATCTCATTAAGTTTTTTATTTATAGATTTTTTATTAATAATCGGCGTCCTTTTTCAAAAATTCAATACTTCAGATAGCTCTTTACAACTGGTAGAGAGAGCTTCTTGGTTACCAGCAATAGGCTTAGAGTGGTCTCTTGGAGTAGATGGTTTATCTGCTCCTTTAGTAGCTCTAAGTGGGTTAATTACATTTTTATCAGCTGCGGCTAGTTGGAAAATTAAAAAAAAATCTAATCTATATTTTGCTCTTTTATTAGTACAGGCATCAGCACAGGCACTAGTTTTCCTTTCTCAAGATTTCTTATTGTTTTTCTTGGCATGGGAACTTGAATTAGTTCCCGTGTATCTTCTTATTGCGATTTGGGGAGGGAAAAAGAAATTATATGCCGCAACTAAATTCATTCTTTATACAGCTTTAGCTTCTTTATTAATCCTCATAAGTGGATTAGCACTTGCTCTAAGTGGGGATACCTTTACTTTAAATATCACCGATTTAACCAATAAACATGTAACGGGCAGCCTAGCTTTATTATCTTATTTAGGATTTTTAATTGGTTTTGGAGTAAAACTTCCTATCTTTCCATTACATACTTGGTTACCCGATGCACATGGAGAGGCTAATGCTCCTGTTTCAATGTTACTAGCTGGAATACTCTTAAAAATGGGAGGTTATGCTCTCTTAAGATTCAATGTTCAAATACTCCCTGAAGTACATCTTCAAATTGCACCTGCGTTAATTATTCTTGGAATCATTAATATAATTTACGGAGCTCTAAATGCATTCGCACAAGATAACGTCAAAAGGAGAATTGCATGTAGCTCTGTGAGTCATATGGGTTTTGTTCTTTTAGGGATTGGAGCAGTAGATGCTCTAGGTATTAGCGGAGCAATGCTACAAATGATCAGTCACGGACTTATAGCTGCAGCTATGTTCTTTGTTACGGGCTCTTTCTATGAGAGAACAAATACTCTTTCTATCCCAAATATGGGCGGCTTAGCAAAGGTCTTGCCAATAACTTTTGCTTTTTTCTTAGCAAGCTCACTAGCCTCTCTAGCACTACCTGGCATGAGCGGTTTTATAAGTGAAATAACTGTATTTTTAGGTATCACAAGTCAAGAAGGCTTCAGCTCTATCTTTAGATCGATCACTATTCTTATTGCAGCTATAGGTTTAGTTCTTACACCAATATATCTACTATCGATGTGTAGAAGAGTATTTTTTGGCCCTAGAATTCCTGCACTAGCTTCAGTAAAAGAGATGAATGGTCGAGAGTTGACAATTGGTTTCAGCTTATTGTTGCCTACTTTGGTGATAGGTTTTTGGCCAAAAATTGCGATAAATTTATACGAATCTTCAACCAATGCTCTCAGTCAGCAGCTTACTCTAGCTAAATTAGTTGGATTAATCCCAACTTTAGTTAATTAA
- the folB gene encoding dihydroneopterin aldolase codes for METFLKIENIKLWSRVGVLDEERELGQLFILDIFLWTDFEKCTVNDDIKKTVDYSKLVQILKDQSKKIYCYTIEKYSKEILEIIDQEFKLSKIKIILTKCNPPITGFDGKVSVVRILENN; via the coding sequence ATGGAAACTTTTTTAAAAATTGAAAATATTAAACTTTGGTCTAGGGTTGGCGTGCTCGATGAAGAAAGGGAATTAGGACAACTATTTATTTTAGATATTTTTTTGTGGACTGATTTTGAAAAATGTACAGTAAATGATGATATTAAAAAAACAGTTGATTATTCAAAATTAGTTCAAATTTTAAAAGATCAATCAAAGAAAATATATTGTTATACAATTGAAAAATATTCCAAAGAAATTCTAGAAATCATTGATCAGGAATTTAAGCTTTCTAAAATTAAAATTATTTTGACAAAATGCAATCCTCCAATAACAGGTTTCGATGGAAAGGTGTCAGTAGTAAGAATTCTTGAAAATAATTAA
- a CDS encoding M3 family metallopeptidase, which yields MDTSIFKYGELPEFKKFTPESISKQFPLVLEKIAEDFKNIEKNLSNYLLQNDLNWDKVINPLNEVNEILRWSWGVISHLNAVNNSESIRDIYSKFLPEIISLSNKFGQSKVIYNSLVKLKETNNFDQIKNRILDKEILEMQHRGISLQKDDQEEFNKISEKLGKLSTDFSNNVLDATNKWFLILNKKSEVDGLPERVLELMAISAHNHLKKDEEVDIKNGPWKLSLDIPTYTSFMTYATERNLREKLYKSFVGRASKGENNNSQIIEEILSLRTKQANLLGYKSWAELSLSTKMAKDIKNVENLLEELRAPAFKTAKIELEMLDKFSKANGFPESQNIEPWDISYWSELLRKEKLNLDQESLRPWFPLNDVLKGLFKLSEKLFEIKVVEATDEAPLWNDDVLFFNILNKEDKKIASFYLDPYSRPESKRGGAWMDECLNKNNIGKKTLPVAYLVCNQTPPSKDKPSLMSFEEVQTLFHEFGHGLQHMLTTVNLPQAAGINNVEWDAVELPSQFMENWCFHKNTLLNIAKHYKTGEKLSDENFEKLLKNRTFNCGMATLRQLHFAITDLRLHSSIDKNEGKTADEIRREIAKQTTVIEPIQEDQFLCCFSHIFAGGYSAGYYSYKWAEVLSADAFSMFEEADLENSEDLKLIGKKFKDTILSLGGSLPPLDIFKLFRGREPQTDSLIRHLGLSGAT from the coding sequence ATGGATACCTCAATTTTTAAATATGGAGAATTACCAGAATTTAAAAAATTTACTCCCGAAAGCATAAGTAAACAATTCCCATTAGTACTAGAAAAGATAGCTGAAGATTTTAAAAACATAGAAAAAAATTTATCTAATTATTTACTTCAAAATGACTTAAATTGGGATAAGGTAATAAATCCCTTGAATGAAGTAAATGAAATTCTTAGATGGAGTTGGGGAGTAATAAGTCACCTAAATGCAGTAAATAATTCTGAAAGTATAAGAGACATTTATTCAAAATTTCTTCCTGAGATTATTAGCTTGAGTAATAAATTCGGACAAAGTAAAGTAATTTACAATTCTTTAGTCAAGCTTAAAGAGACAAATAACTTTGATCAAATTAAAAACAGAATTTTGGATAAAGAAATTCTTGAGATGCAACATAGAGGAATTTCACTACAAAAGGATGATCAAGAAGAATTCAACAAAATTTCAGAAAAGCTTGGAAAGCTATCAACAGACTTCAGCAATAATGTTCTCGATGCGACTAATAAATGGTTTTTAATATTAAATAAGAAATCTGAAGTCGATGGCCTTCCTGAACGAGTACTTGAATTAATGGCAATTTCTGCACACAATCACTTAAAAAAAGATGAAGAAGTCGATATCAAAAATGGTCCTTGGAAATTAAGTCTAGACATACCAACATATACTTCATTTATGACATATGCCACAGAACGTAATCTTAGAGAGAAACTATATAAGTCATTCGTTGGTAGGGCATCTAAAGGAGAAAATAATAATTCTCAAATCATTGAAGAGATATTATCTCTTAGAACTAAACAGGCTAATCTACTCGGTTATAAAAGTTGGGCAGAACTAAGTTTATCAACAAAAATGGCGAAAGATATTAAAAATGTTGAAAACCTTTTAGAAGAATTGAGAGCACCCGCATTCAAAACCGCAAAAATAGAATTAGAAATGCTCGATAAGTTTTCTAAAGCTAATGGGTTTCCTGAATCACAGAATATCGAGCCATGGGATATTAGTTATTGGTCAGAACTTCTTAGAAAGGAAAAGCTCAATTTGGATCAAGAGTCCTTGAGACCTTGGTTCCCACTAAATGATGTTTTGAAAGGTTTATTTAAATTAAGTGAAAAGCTTTTTGAAATTAAAGTTGTTGAGGCAACTGATGAGGCGCCTCTTTGGAATGATGACGTTTTATTTTTTAATATCCTCAATAAAGAAGATAAGAAAATAGCATCCTTTTACCTCGATCCATATTCGAGACCTGAATCAAAGAGAGGAGGGGCTTGGATGGATGAATGTTTGAATAAAAACAATATTGGTAAAAAGACCCTTCCTGTAGCTTATCTCGTTTGTAATCAGACTCCACCATCAAAAGACAAACCGAGTTTGATGAGTTTTGAAGAAGTTCAGACTTTGTTCCATGAATTTGGTCATGGTCTTCAACACATGCTTACCACTGTAAATCTTCCTCAAGCAGCTGGTATCAATAATGTTGAATGGGATGCAGTCGAACTTCCAAGTCAATTTATGGAAAACTGGTGTTTCCACAAAAACACACTTTTGAATATTGCTAAACACTATAAAACGGGAGAAAAATTATCCGATGAAAATTTTGAGAAGCTCCTAAAGAATAGAACTTTCAATTGTGGAATGGCGACTCTTAGACAACTACATTTCGCAATAACAGACCTCAGATTACACAGTAGTATTGATAAAAACGAAGGTAAAACTGCAGATGAAATAAGAAGAGAAATTGCAAAACAAACTACTGTTATCGAACCAATTCAAGAAGATCAATTTCTCTGTTGTTTTAGTCATATATTTGCAGGAGGATATTCTGCAGGATATTACTCATATAAATGGGCTGAAGTTCTAAGTGCTGATGCATTTTCAATGTTTGAGGAGGCTGATTTAGAAAACTCTGAAGATTTAAAATTAATAGGAAAGAAATTTAAAGATACAATACTAAGTCTGGGTGGAAGCTTACCTCCACTAGACATATTTAAATTATTTAGAGGAAGAGAACCACAAACAGATTCTTTAATAAGACACTTGGGTCTATCTGGAGCTACATAA
- a CDS encoding esterase/lipase family protein, giving the protein MKKRNPIILIHGLWNTSSIFSSITLQLDNIGIEYFAPTLEHSYGMTSILDLTNKLNELILEKYGFEKEIDILGFSMGGIIGRHWLQKFNGYKRTRRLISIGSPHKGTLMAQFIPKYPFKGISEMKINSKFLRGLASNDVFLNDIECINFFTYWDLMVFPGWWTNLNFGKKISVKVYKHRNLVRNKSVVGKIIDEIIM; this is encoded by the coding sequence TTGAAAAAAAGAAATCCTATCATATTGATTCATGGTCTTTGGAATACTTCAAGTATTTTTTCTTCTATTACCCTACAACTTGATAATATTGGTATTGAATATTTTGCCCCAACTCTTGAGCATTCATATGGAATGACTTCAATTCTTGATTTGACTAATAAATTAAACGAATTAATTTTAGAGAAATACGGTTTTGAGAAAGAAATAGATATTTTGGGATTTTCTATGGGAGGAATAATTGGTAGGCACTGGCTTCAAAAATTTAATGGATATAAAAGAACAAGAAGATTAATATCTATAGGTTCCCCTCATAAAGGAACTTTGATGGCGCAATTTATACCTAAATACCCTTTTAAAGGAATATCAGAAATGAAAATAAACAGTAAGTTTTTGAGAGGACTCGCGAGTAATGATGTTTTTCTTAATGATATTGAGTGTATAAATTTCTTTACTTATTGGGATTTGATGGTTTTCCCTGGCTGGTGGACAAATTTAAATTTTGGAAAGAAAATATCAGTAAAAGTATATAAACATAGAAATCTGGTAAGAAATAAATCAGTCGTAGGCAAAATAATCGATGAAATTATTATGTAG